A window from Alkalicoccobacillus plakortidis encodes these proteins:
- a CDS encoding two-component system regulatory protein YycI, translating to MKWSRTKTVFIMTFLMLNLFLGYQLYQVNDENQFSLISGNTTQDRLKENQISIDVELPDDLEEVEYLVGEKQMFDSEELETLSNQTAELVDEKSIASTLTDPFPIGEGNENLSQFLTAYVTNGEQYIVVNEEENMIYLDQVFDGKTVYTNHNAPLKLTINNEREITGYEQEYSVYKKQGNPKDTLMNLRAIETLFNQQYITMNQSIVDFELGYYSFFKESPVFAPIMRIDVDKGEEGEITYLVNAFEGTVQEEGIPDVEDEMVEPTIENPPVDDDQGDEEEIREED from the coding sequence ATGAAATGGAGTAGAACGAAAACGGTATTCATTATGACCTTCCTGATGTTAAATCTTTTTCTAGGCTATCAGCTCTACCAAGTAAACGATGAAAATCAGTTTAGCTTGATTAGTGGTAATACCACTCAGGATAGACTAAAAGAAAATCAAATCAGCATTGATGTTGAGCTTCCAGATGATTTAGAAGAAGTCGAATACTTAGTTGGGGAAAAACAAATGTTTGATTCAGAGGAGCTTGAGACTCTAAGCAATCAAACAGCTGAGCTAGTGGATGAAAAGTCTATTGCCTCCACACTTACTGATCCGTTCCCGATTGGAGAGGGAAATGAAAATCTATCACAGTTTTTAACCGCGTACGTTACAAATGGTGAGCAATATATAGTGGTTAATGAGGAAGAGAATATGATTTATTTAGATCAAGTGTTTGATGGCAAAACCGTTTATACCAACCATAACGCGCCATTAAAGCTTACGATTAATAATGAGCGAGAAATAACAGGATATGAACAAGAGTATTCGGTTTATAAAAAACAAGGCAATCCAAAGGATACGCTCATGAATTTGCGAGCGATTGAAACCTTGTTTAATCAGCAATATATTACAATGAATCAAAGCATTGTAGACTTTGAATTGGGCTACTACAGCTTTTTTAAAGAGTCTCCAGTCTTTGCGCCTATTATGAGAATTGACGTTGACAAAGGGGAAGAGGGCGAGATTACGTACCTCGTTAATGCCTTTGAAGGAACGGTACAAGAGGAAGGCATCCCAGACGTGGAAGACGAAATGGTTGAGCCTACAATCGAAAATCCACCTGTTGACGACGATCAAGGTGACGAAGAAGAGATAAGGGAAGAGGATTAA
- the yycH gene encoding two-component system activity regulator YycH, which yields MNNLPVFNFKNSSDSMTINVEKSGTQTTSYIRPLLVLDSSAINQENVELQSGASVIEKLRTAERLDFDQLRDVRVGYEMTDEDDQPGLVTFEPAWYVFGDNRWQKVPSGGGTNEME from the coding sequence GTGAACAATCTACCTGTTTTTAACTTTAAAAATAGCAGCGATAGTATGACGATTAATGTAGAGAAATCAGGTACACAAACCACCAGTTATATCAGACCTCTTTTAGTGCTTGATAGTAGTGCAATTAATCAGGAGAATGTCGAGCTTCAGTCAGGTGCAAGTGTCATTGAGAAACTAAGGACTGCAGAGCGACTTGATTTTGATCAGCTGCGAGATGTACGTGTTGGCTATGAAATGACGGACGAGGACGATCAACCAGGCTTAGTAACCTTTGAGCCAGCTTGGTATGTTTTTGGGGATAATCGTTGGCAAAAGGTACCGTCAGGGGGAGGTACAAATGAAATGGAGTAG
- the yycH gene encoding two-component system activity regulator YycH, which produces MRVRGLYYEQLKTWLLVFLVVLSLILTYLLWTYKPELVTQDTEAVELNQIGDEKSIQDVVRPSKIVKHQFGETYMVLETDALFNEIYEKLLEADLQDTNGVFPPMDVSTGIELVFPDQVPMNMFMSLFSQNQEQDEFPLDGVDRVFIYEDSDGDGVKLQVYSSSDKVPFEISTSFDPAVLERFLADNTAVPALTVNEPDTDDFVLNQENIYIPAEGVEYARQTYSTERVRPRDVIQTLFPDPNSVRNYRQSNGEFTYTDGTRIFNLRDNENFMTYRNSSTSESASSPTDSIPQTSFDYINNHHGWTNDYVLSLVESIK; this is translated from the coding sequence GTGAGAGTGAGAGGTCTTTATTATGAACAACTAAAAACCTGGTTACTAGTGTTCTTAGTTGTTCTTAGTTTAATTTTGACTTATTTGCTTTGGACTTATAAACCTGAACTTGTTACTCAGGATACTGAAGCTGTAGAATTAAATCAAATTGGTGATGAAAAGTCGATTCAAGACGTGGTCCGGCCAAGTAAGATTGTTAAGCATCAGTTTGGAGAAACGTATATGGTTCTTGAAACCGATGCTTTATTTAATGAGATCTATGAAAAGCTGTTGGAGGCAGACCTTCAAGATACGAATGGTGTGTTTCCTCCAATGGATGTATCAACGGGTATTGAACTTGTTTTTCCTGATCAAGTGCCTATGAATATGTTTATGAGTCTCTTCTCACAGAATCAAGAGCAGGATGAGTTCCCCCTTGATGGAGTAGATCGAGTATTTATCTATGAAGATAGTGATGGAGATGGAGTCAAACTACAGGTCTATTCATCGTCTGATAAGGTACCATTTGAAATTTCAACGAGTTTTGATCCTGCAGTTTTAGAAAGATTTCTTGCAGATAACACAGCTGTTCCGGCTCTTACAGTAAATGAACCGGATACGGATGACTTTGTACTCAATCAAGAGAATATCTATATTCCTGCTGAGGGCGTTGAATATGCTCGTCAGACCTATTCGACTGAACGTGTGAGGCCACGTGATGTCATTCAAACATTGTTCCCTGACCCTAATTCTGTTCGAAATTATCGTCAAAGTAATGGTGAGTTTACCTATACTGATGGAACTAGGATCTTCAATTTACGTGATAATGAGAACTTTATGACTTACCGGAATTCTTCAACTTCGGAATCTGCGAGTAGTCCAACTGACAGCATACCTCAGACGAGCTTTGACTATATTAATAATCATCATGGCTGGACCAATGATTATGTCCTAAGCTTGGTGGAGAGTATCAAATGA